The proteins below come from a single Mercenaria mercenaria strain notata chromosome 3, MADL_Memer_1, whole genome shotgun sequence genomic window:
- the LOC123524402 gene encoding E3 ubiquitin-protein ligase TRIM71-like, with translation MSDDQYYASEDSVVMNCDPCQFEGIQKDARAFCQECNEYLCKQCLKSHRKFQVFRHHFILQGDSMPRTREETKPKLALKLCDDHRMNEVQFYCSTHKSVLCTLCKMTRHSTCDCELIDDICEKDDQAKFHNVAKEIEVIKTEFEELKSVQIEAIDSTTANSKSQRSQLDSIRKEMNDYFDKLENEIKEGEIQEKSYVKELRENVAMYTDVINNLASLKEHADHVSNSNDKLAIFAAKSKLEKIHLEYTTVKNTITLKPKTRKSWEVMQKLLTVKEICDNIKKKMNVQTSEEKNAEEIENKDAGISMNEMEANHKQYSDNSKEATSTNDKVKESNANKPAGNDVSIQQDLPEEKPSHLIKANARKKAESQKQDMLFENLRIKNIIYKNINFEMNDSTSDVTGSLFLPGGSLILCDHANSKLILLDKEFQLLHQLYFKGNLWDAALVSANEIIVTLKSKKLLQYIKVESGKLHEGMHINLKRVPWGIAVYKNNILVTFHENPGNGMIEVRDRHGKILRHIVADENGDDLFKSPYYVAVNQHNGDIYVTDGRKNSITCLTFEGKLLYKIESEEFKWPRKVILDDQGNCLLCASLANKILLIKNKSKSPLQSKEEKNDFRVWLKCNRPQTVSIRWEDQTIIVGVHANSMILVLK, from the coding sequence atgtcgGATGATCAGTATTATGCATCTGAGGATTCAGTAGTAATGAACTGTGATCCGTGTCAGTTTGAGGGAATACAGAAAGATGCTAGAGCATTCTGCCAGGAATGTAATGAGTATTTATGTAAACAATGCTTGAAGTCTCATCGAAAGTTTCAGGTGTTTCGGCATCATTTCATTCTTCAAGGAGATTCTATGCCCAGGACCAGAGAGGAAACCAAACCGAAGTTGGCACTCAAGCTTTGCGATGACCACAGGATGAATGAAGTGCAGTTTTACTGCAGCACACACAAATCTGTGTTATGTACTTTATGCAAAATGACAAGACATTCAACTTGTGACTGTGAACTGATAGATGACATTTGTGAAAAGGATGATCAAGCTAAGTTTCATAACGTTGCTAAAGAAATTGAAGTCATCAAGACTGAATTTGAAGAGCTTAAAAGCGTTCAAATAGAGGCAATTGATTCTACAACAGCCAACTCAAAAAGTCAGAGATCACAGCTAGATTCTATTAGGAAAGAAATGAATGATTATTTTGACAAACtggaaaatgaaatcaaagaagGGGAAATTCAGGAGAAGTCTTATGTTAAAGAACTAAGGGAAAATGTTGCTATGTACACTGATGTAATTAACAATTTGGCCTCTCTTAAAGAGCATGCTGATCATGTTTCAAATTCAAATGACAAATTGGCCATCTTTGCAGCTAAATCTAAACTTGAAAAGATCCATTTAGAATATACAACAGTAAAGAATACCATTACACTCAAGCCAAAGACAAGGAAATCTTGGGAAGTTATGCAGAAGTTGCTGACAGTAAAAGAAATATGTgataacattaaaaagaaaatgaatgtacAAACATCTGAAGAGAAAAATGCagaagaaatagaaaataaagatGCAGGAATCAGTATGAATGAAATGGAAGCCAACCACAAACAGTACAGTGACAACTCTAAAGAAGCCACTAGCACTAACGACAAAGTTAAGGAATCAAATGCAAATAAACCAGCTGGAAATGATGTGTCAATACAGCAAGACCTTCCAGAGGAAAAACCAAGTCATCTAATAAAAGCCAATGCAAGAAAGAAAGCTGAATCACAAAAGCAAGATATGCTATTTGAAAATTTACGAATCAAGAACATCATCTATAAAAACattaactttgaaatgaatgactCTACTTCTGATGTAACTGGTTCCCTGTTTCTACCAGGAGGTTCCCTTATTTTATGTGATCATGCTAATTCAAAGCTGATCCTTCTAGACAAAGAATTCCAGTTGCTTCATCAACTCTACTTTAAAGGTAATCTTTGGGATGCTGCTCTTGTCAGTGCAAATGAAATCATTGTAACGCTGAAATCTAAGAAGTTACTGCAATATATCAAAGTAGAGTCTGGGAAGTTACATGAGGGCATGCATATAAATCTAAAAAGGGTGCCCTGGGGTATTGCTGTTTACAAGAATAATATACTAGTAACATTTCATGAAAACCCAGGAAACGGTATGATTGAGGTTCGTGACAGACATGGTAAAATTTTACGACATATAGTAGCTGATGAGAATGGGGATGACCTTTTTAAATCCCCTTACTATGTAGCTGTTAATCAACACAATGGTGACATTTATGTCACTGATGGTAGAAAAAATAGTATAACCTGTCTGACATTTGAAGGTAAACTTTTGTACAAAATAGAGAGCGAGGAATTTAAATGGCCAAGGAAAGTGATCCTTGATGATCAAGGTAACTGCTTATTGTGTGCAAGCTTAGCAAATAAAATACTGCTGATAAAGAACAAATCAAAATCTCCACTTCAATCAAAGGAGGAGAAAAATGACTTTAGGGTATGGCTGAAGTGCAATCGTCCTCAAACTGTGTCTATCAGATGGGAAGATCAAACAATAATTGTTGGTGTTCATGCAAACAGCATGATACTAGTGCTCAAATAA